The sequence AACTGCTTATGCAGGTGATCAGCCAAGTAGATCGGGCCGATCGGAAAAATTGGATTGCAGGGAAGCCGCACCAGCAGCACCCGTTGGTCGCTCGCGGCGCTCACGGCCATGGACTTCTAAGTCCGGAAGGTTCGGACGCTAACAACCTTGATTCGGCGCGGAGAGCCTGACGCCGTACAGCCAGCGGCAAACAGCGGCGCCAGGCTTGATGCACACACAGCCGGGGAGTCAGTCCGTAGCCAGCCTGGGCAAGCACTTCTGTCAACTGACTTGGCCTGGGCTGGGGATAGGCGCGGTTGATCACGTCACTGCTATCGATGCCGCCGAGATCATCGATGCCCGCCGCCAGGGCAGCAGGCAGCTCTTGCAAGGGCCAAAGATTTGGTGGCAACTGCAGGTGCACTTCCGGCGGCAGGATTGTCCGGGCGGCGGCAATGGTGCCAAGCAGGTCGGCCTGCTCACTGGCATTGAGCAACAGCGCAGCAGCGGCATCGGGGCGAAAGGGCTGGAGGATCACCTCCTGCAAGTGACCCCAGCGGCGCTGCAGCTGGGCCAGCAGCTCCAGCGCCGCGAGCCTGTCGCCCTGAGACTCCCCCACTCCCAGCAACAGCCCCGTGGTGAATGGAATCCCCAAACGACCGGCCTGCTCCAATTGGCCCAGTCGCACCGCCAAGCTTTTG comes from Cyanobium sp. Tous-M-B4 and encodes:
- the cofG gene encoding 7,8-didemethyl-8-hydroxy-5-deazariboflavin synthase subunit CofG, with product MKPISTADVGVRRITWSPSVTLVPTRFCFNFCGYCSFRRPPDGLDPLADGLSDAQAQAALRLRAGAAEVLLLSGEVSPGSPQRRAWFGRLLALSRLAWIEGRLPHTNAGPLSIAEMAALGRLNGSMGLMLEGLGPAYDSLHRHSPSKSLAVRLGQLEQAGRLGIPFTTGLLLGVGESQGDRLAALELLAQLQRRWGHLQEVILQPFRPDAAAALLLNASEQADLLGTIAAARTILPPEVHLQLPPNLWPLQELPAALAAGIDDLGGIDSSDVINRAYPQPRPSQLTEVLAQAGYGLTPRLCVHQAWRRCLPLAVRRQALRAESRLLASEPSGLRSPWP